The genomic stretch CACAAAGGACTTTTCTAGGTGCTAGGCTGATCTGGTCTCATGTTTCCATCTGCTTTTCCAAATCCCCAGGTCACTGTGGTTCCCCTCAGACTTGGCCGAGCTGCGGGAACTTTCTGAGGTCCTTCGAGAGTACCGGAAGGAGCACCAGGCCTACGTGTTCCTGCTGTTCTGCAGTGCCTACCTCTACAAACAGGGCTTTGCCATCCCTGGCTCCAGCTTCCTGGTCAGTGCCTTGCCCTCCTTCTGTGTGTGCTAGAAAGCTAccttctgtcttatttatttatttatttatttttattttggagagagagagagcctgtgcacaagcaggggaggggcagaaagaaggagacacaaaatcagaagcatgctccaggctctgagctgtcagcacagaacccatcgtgggcttgaccccacaaactgagagatcgtgacctgatctggagtcggatgcttatccgactgagccacccagtgccccccccctttttcccaatatttacttatttttgagagcacaaggtggggaggggcagagagagggggccagatgatccaaagcgggctctgtgctgacagcaatgaaccttatgtagggcttgaacttaaaaaccgtaagatcatgacctgagctgaagtcagatgctcaaccgactgagccacccaggtgctctgccaCCTTCTGTCTTTGTAGAGTCCGCCTCAGGCTGCAAATCATATGGTCCAGAGCTAGACTACTGTGGCAATGATTTGATGACAGCTTCCCAAGTGTCAGACACTTTCACAGTTGCCTCACTGACCTTAGTTAATTCTCCTAACAGCCTTATAACGTGGGCCTGATTATCAcactttacaaataaggaaacaggcAGTGAGAAGTAACTGTCCAAGTTGAcagtgaggaggggcagggctggggtctgAGCCCATGTCTGCCCAGCTCCAGAGTCTCAAATGTGCTGTTTTTGTTTCTAAGGCATTGATGGCTGTGTGCTgtcctggacacacacacacaatctgagcTGGCTCAGCTGTTCCTCCTCAGAGCTTCCATAATCTTCTGATTTTGGTactgttttctgttatttatttttttaaaatccgtTTTTTCCACCAGTCTTTGAGCTTTTGGCGAACCAGGCCTGTTCCTTACTCtcagctttgtatttctttgcctGGTACAGGGAAGTGCCTTCACAAATGTTCGATGAACAAATGCAAGTTGTTCATGATGATGCTAGACTGGCGAGGCTGGAAGCTTCTCTGGTGTGGGGAGGAAAAGTTATTTGGAATTCCCAGACGGCCCCCAGCACTCGGAGCCGCAGTGCTGGGCCTAGACATGTGCTCTAGTCGCGGGCTGCTTCTCATCCACCCCCACCTCAGATTCTACAGAAGAACCTTGCTGTGCTCCCTGCAGCGTTTTAAGCTGCTGcatgtaaatatgtgtatattttaggGCTTGgggtgggtttgaatcccagctgtgtAACCATGAGCCAGCCCTTTAACTTCTGCaaccccatttcctcatctggagaaCGGGGATACTCACACAACCCCCTAGGACTGTTGCGTGGCGGAACTGAATGGAACGTGGGCATAGAGCAGCTGGCTCAGTGATGGTGCCTGGCATGCAATGGCCTtcagcatttgttgaatgactaagAGACTGAGCAGGAAATCCCTGAAAGCTTCCTTCTGTCATGCTTCTTTCTCCTGCCCTGGCATGGAGCCTCCTCACCCCAGGCTCAGCTGGATGCACTTAAGCAATCTCTTTGttggaaactggaagaaaagcaaacatgTCCATGccgagagagacaggggaggtgTGTGGTCCTGGAAGTCAGGGGCTGGCTTCTTGGGGTTGCCCCTGTACCTGCCCTCCCTCTTGAGCTGATCCCTCTTCAGggcaaagagtcagatgctaccGGAGGGTGAATCCTGTCTCTGCCTAGTGTGAGCTTGGGCCTGATACTTAGTCTCTTATCCCTGTAGAATGGTGTAAGGATGGCAGATGACACAGGGtcatcatgaggattaaataagacatACAGTCAAGCACTTaacatacagtaggtgctcatcaGACCCCCACCTTCTCACTTCTAACTTCCCCTTTTACTTTCTGTCTTGGATCCCATGTTGACAGGGTGATGTCTACTGGCCAAAGTGTGTTTAGGGCATACCGGTTCACTTTCCATTTTTGTTAATCTAAGACTTTGGTGAGTGTCAGCTAGAGCTCTCATCAACATGGAACCCCCAGTGTTGTGTACCACATAGATGTAATTCCAgcaagaagcaaagaaggaagacGTTTTATATAGCTTATGTGGTCTTATTGAAGGAGAGAATTCATGGTTTGTGTTCATTTAAGATAGTTAAAATAATGTGTGAGTTCCATTTCTCCCTTCTTGGAGCACCGATGTTTGCAGGACCCACTACAACCCAGGCAGCAGGCTGGGGGCTGTATACACTGTTATCCCATTTAATTATCACCTGCCTTCTGAAGTGTTAATCTTCCCTGTTTAAAAGGTGAAGAGACCAAGGCCAAGATTGGAGTTTCCAGCTCTTCCATCACTTTTTGTTCACACCTTTAAAATGGGAgttgaggggggcgcctgggtggctcagttggttgaatgtctgacttccgctcaggtcgtgatctcgcggtccatgaggtcgagccccgggtcgggctctgtgctgacagctcagagcctggatcctccttcagattctgtgtcttcctccctttctgcctctcccccactcgcactgtgtctccctctctctttcaaaaataaataaacactaaaaaaaaaaaataaaataaaatgggaattgGGTTTTGGTTGGGAAAATCACTAAAAGAGGGGGGAACCTATGACTCTTGGGCTCCAGTACAAGGTGGCTGGTAGCCACCAGATGTTCTAATGgctgagggttttgttttgtttttgcagaacATTTTAGCTGGTGCTTTGTTTGGACCATGGCTGGGGCTTCTGCTGTGTTGTGTGTTGACATCAGTGGGCGCCACATGCTGCTATCTGCTCTCTAGTATTTTTGGCAAACAGCTGGTGGTCTCCTACTTCCCTGATAAAGTATGCCTGCTGCAGAGGAAGGTAAGCAGAGGGGCCACAACTGAGTGCCGGGCCCTGGAGTGTCACCTCAGGGCCCTGCGGAGTTTCCCACTGTGCTCCTCCACCCTGCTTTGGAGCTCCCGGGGGTTCCTTTTGatgtgatcaagagtcacagacCTGGGATCAAATTCCAGCCTCATCATTACCAgctctgtgatttggggcaagttccTGACTTCTTGGAGCTTCAggtactttcatttaaaaaatgaggaaaacatggggcgcctgggtggctcagtcggttgagcatccgacttcggctcaggtcatgatctcgtggtctgtgagttcgagccccgtgtcggactctgtgctgacaacttagagcctggagccttctttggattctgtgtctccttctctctctgcccctcccctgctcatgctccgtctctctctctctctctctctctctgtcaaaaataaacattaaaaaaaaaaaaattttaaagatgaggaaaacaatCTCTACTCTGGAGGGTTGTTGGAAGATTCAGGAAGAGAATATGTGAAGTATCTAGAAAAGTGCTTGGCACTAACAGATTGTCATGTCTAGAGATTCTTTCTGCTTCTTAATGACCTTGTCTTTTTTGGCTACAGGTGGAAGAGAACAGAAacagcttgttttttttcttactgtttttgagACTTTTCCCCATGACACCAAACTGGTTCTTGAACCTCTCAGCTCCGATTCTGAACATCCCGATTGtgcatttcttcttctctgttctgATCGGTAAGAAGCTGGTGGGTTAAGTCTGTGTCTTCAGCATGGTCATGTTGGGGGCCTGCCCTGGGTTATCAGCCACATGGGCATGTGCCTGGCTCTGGCCTCTGATTAAGATCTGCCTTGAAAAAAAGAGGTGGTGCTAGTGAAGTTCTTTGTTGCCTTTTGACAATTGTATGACCTTCAATAAGCTACTTACCCTCCATGAACCATTTGGCCAGATGAGGGGCTGGGaccagagcagtgtttctcaaagtctgTGCCTTGGTTCGCTTTTATCAGAGTGGTAATGTGCTAACATCCTGTAAAATCAGTGACTGTTGTTTTCTCCACACTAGAAGTAAACCAACCCTACTTTAAGCCTAGGCAAGGATTGCCTCTCTTAAACCTACTTTAGAGCATGGAGGGAAAGACTATTCAGGGCTTCCAGGTGGAACATAACAAATCTGTGGTTGAACAACTGCTGTTGATAGGGAATTCTTGAGAGAAAGTAAGATCTTAAAGCAAAATTGACCACAGCTCATTCTGGTCATTTTGGCTTTCAAACAAAGTGCCTCAGTACCTCAGTTAGCAGCCTGTAATTACCTAGGTGGCAGAAGGCTTGGCAAGACTCTGGAGACCGGGGCTCCAGTCCCCCTTctgacaagctgtgtgaccttgagtactCTATGAACTTGAGGCATCTACTGTAGGGAAGGAACAGGTTGTTAGGGGGTCCCAAACCAGTCAGAGTCTCCGGGGTAGAGGTCAGGAGAAGCTATTAGAGTTTCCTGGGTTTTACTCCAGGCCCAGGTAACCAGAATCTCTGTGGGGAGCCCAAGAATGTGTTTTTAACAGCTTCCCCTGGGATTGTTATATAACCAGCCTGTCTGCTACCAGTCAGACTTTTGGGATCCAGTGGATTTGATGATCGCTTAGAGACAGTATAGAACTTGAAAGTAGTACTATTTCTAAGAAACGTGTTTTTCTCTTAGCATGCTATAAATCTCATAATACTGGTACCTCTCATTACTTAGGCTGTTGGATGCTCAGAACCCAGTTTGGGGCACTTCTAGCAAATTGGTGAACCTTATACTTTTTGTACTAACTGTATCTCCTGATTAACTTattcttgacttttctttttcctattaaacattttttgtcttatggtagtatatatgtttttataaatcatCTCAAGCCTGTTTGTTAAACAAGGCAGTTGTTTATGGGAAgtgaggaaaggaggggaaggagtagagagggagggaaagaggtaaTGTGCTGAGAGGTCAGGagttaggcaaaaaaaaaaaaaaaaattctggagtcTGGGTTGTGAATTCCTGGGGACATTTGTGAAgggctattattttttattttgctgccCCTAGTAACAggctctttcccttttcttccaggTTTGGTCCCATACAATTTTATCTGTGTGCAgacaggctccatcctgtcaacTCTGACCTCTCTGGATGCTCTTTTCTCCTGGGAAACGGTCTTCAAGCTTTTGGCCATTGCTCTGGTGGCCTTAGTTCCTGGAACcctcattaaaaaatttagtcAAAAGGACCTGCATTTGAATGAAATAAGCAACACTAATCATCTAAATAGTAGAAAGGACACGTGATCTGGGTTTTTGGTTGCCATGTCCTTGgactttgttgtttatttgtataaTGGGTGTGGTCCTGTGCAGCCcgtcattgttttttaattacccTCAACAGGTGATTTTGGACACTATATATCTGTGTGCAGTGTTTTTATAAAGGACGCTCTGTTCTAGAAGGTGAACTGTATCAAGTTCTCAAACCAGTCCTGGTTTAGCAGGGTACTCTGTGAAACGGATGGCCTTCTAGAAAATCctatttgtattttgttgaaaaaCAAGGAACTCAGGATGGTTTGTTGTATTTGTCTCTCAGCAAGCCCCGCGCTGCTTCAGGAGAGGATGCTGATTGTCCTTAATCCAGAGTGCCTCTTCTGCAAAGTGATAGGCTGTTGTGACAGGTGTTCTGTTAAATCCCTAGTGGATGTTACTGGTGTAAATGATGTGAACCCACATCACTGACATTACCTTCTATCCTGTTAGTCTCATGGAGagtgttttcttctgtattttttttttttttttttttttttttgccaatgaCCTACCTCTTCCATAAACCAAGGGGAACTAGCTGACAAACTGCATAGAACTTTCACATACAACTCAAATGCACAGTGATTTCTGTGATGCTTTGTGTTCAGATGCACTGATGTTACCAAACATGTCAAATCTCTTGGTTGCGTGTTCTGACAATTCAGCTGATTGCAAATAGACTATTAAATATGAATGCAGCAAATTCTGCATGTTATGGGTATATTCTGGGGACATTCTTACCTGTCTGAATGGGGCAGGGCCCCTTGACTCACTGGAACCAAATGACCTGTCGGTACATTTTCTAATCTGTCCTTTCTGTGTGGGAATCCTGTCTCTGTC from Panthera uncia isolate 11264 chromosome C2, Puncia_PCG_1.0, whole genome shotgun sequence encodes the following:
- the TMEM41A gene encoding transmembrane protein 41A, with product MRPLLGFLLVFVCCTFALYLLSTRLPRGRTLGPDEETGGRSLWFPSDLAELRELSEVLREYRKEHQAYVFLLFCSAYLYKQGFAIPGSSFLNILAGALFGPWLGLLLCCVLTSVGATCCYLLSSIFGKQLVVSYFPDKVCLLQRKVEENRNSLFFFLLFLRLFPMTPNWFLNLSAPILNIPIVHFFFSVLIGLVPYNFICVQTGSILSTLTSLDALFSWETVFKLLAIALVALVPGTLIKKFSQKDLHLNEISNTNHLNSRKDT